A single window of Solanum dulcamara chromosome 5, daSolDulc1.2, whole genome shotgun sequence DNA harbors:
- the LOC129890112 gene encoding uncharacterized protein LOC129890112, which yields MEQKTMLLSALGVGIGVGVGIGLASGQTVSRWTGGSAANVITPLIMEQEMLNLIANGKDSKVTFDEFPYYLSEQTRVLLTSASFVHLTNADFAKHTRNLSPASRTILLSGPAELYQQMLAKALAHYFNAKLLLLDVTDFSLKMQSKYGGTCKEYSFKRSISETTVGRMSGMFGSFSMLQPKEENKGSLRRQSSGVDIGSKDGSFNATNLRRNASASANLNDISSYGSSGNQAPLMRNSSWAFDEKLLIQTLYKIIVKVSKASPMVVYLRDVEKVLCRSEKIYVLFQKMLKKLSGSVLILGSRIVDPGNDYREIDERLSSVFPYNLEIKPPEEETHLVSWKSQLEEDMKMIQFQDNRNHIMEVLSANDIECEDLGSICMSDTMVLSNYIEEIVVSAISYHLMNIKDPEYRNGKLVISSSSLSHGLGVFQEGKSSGTLKLEAQTETSKDAQGREISTTKPEAKTEGILPENKGEAEAPAPAVKDGNITTSAPKTPEVPPDNEFEKRIRPEVIPASEIGVTFADIGALDELKESLQELVMLPLRRPDLFKGGLLKPCRGILLFGPPGTGKTMLAKAIAREAGASFINVSMSTITSKWFGEDEKNVRALFTLAAKVSPTIIFVDEVDSMLGQRSRAGEHEAMRKIKNEFMTHWDGLLTKAGEKILVLAATNRPFDLDEAIIRRFERRIMVGLPSVENREMIMKTLLAKERVDDGLDFKELATMTEGYSGSDLKNLCTTAAYRPVRELIQQERLKDLDKKRRAEEAKKAGVAPSMDEDKEDKVITIRPLNMADFKEAKNQVAASFAAGGSIMSELKQWNESYGEGGSRKKEQLSYFL from the exons ATGGAACAGAAGACTATGTTGTTGTCAGCTTTGGGTGTGGGAATAGGTGTTGGAGTTGGAATTGGATTGGCTTCAGGGCAGACGGTTAGCAGATGGACTGGTGGATCTGCTGCTAATGTTATTACGCCGCTGATTATGGAGCAAGAGATGCTCAACCTCATAGCCAATGGAAAGGATAGTAAAGTCACCTTTGATGAGTTTCCATACTACCTAAG CGAGCAAACAAGGGTGTTGTTAACAAGTGCTTCTTTTGTTCATTTGACAAATGCCGACTTTGCTAAGCATACTCGCAACCTCTCCCCTGCTAGTCGAACAATTTTGCTGTCAGGGCCTGCTG AACTTTATCAACAAATGCTTGCCAAGGCATTGGCTCATTACTTTAATGCCAAGTTGTTGCTACTAGATGTAACTGATttttcacttaag ATGCAAAGCAAATATGGAGGAACTTGCAAAGAATAT TCCTTTAAAAGGTCTATATCGGAGACAACGGTGGGGCGAATGTCTGGAATGTTTGGATCCTTTTCCATGCTTCAGCCTAAGGAGGAAAACAAAG GCTCACTGCGTAGGCAAAGCAGTGGAGTAGATATTGGATCAAA AGATGGATCTTTCAACGCTACAAATTTGCGGAGGAACGCATCTGCCTCGGCCAATTTGAATGATATAAGCTCATATGGCTCATCAGGGAATCAAG CTCCACTTATGCGCAACAGTAGCTGGGCTTTTGATGAGAAGCTTCTCATACAGACCTTGTACAAG ATTATTGTCAAAGTATCAAAAGCCAGCCCCATGGTTGTGTATCTCAGGGATGTCGAGAAGGTCCTTTGTAGGTCTGAAAAGATATATGTGTTGTTCCAGAAAATGCTGAAGAAATTGTCTGGGTCTGTTCTGATCCTTGGTTCAAGAATTGTGGACCCTGGAAATGATTATAGGGAAATAGATGAAAGGCTTTCTTCGGTATTTCCCTATAACCTAGAAATCAAACCCCCAGAAGAGGAAACTCATCTTGTTAGTTGGAAGTCTCAACTGGAAGAGGATATGAAGATGATCCAGTTTCAGGACAACAGAAATCACATAATGGAAGTACTTTCTGCTAATGATATTGAATGTGAAGATCTAGGTTCAATTTGTATGTCGGACACCATGGTCCTAAGTAACTATATAGAAGAAATTGTGGTATCAGCAATCTCGTACCATCTGATGAATATAAAGGACCCGGAATACAGAAATGGGAAGCTTGTTATTTCATCTTCAAG CTTGTCCCATGGATTGGGCGTATTTCAGGAAGGAAAATCTTCTGGGACCTTAAAGCTCGAAGCACAAACTGAAACATCGAAG GATGCTCAGGGCCGAGAAATTAGTACTACAAAACCCGAAGCCAAAACTGAAGGTATCCTCCCAGAAAACAAAGGTGAAGCTGAAGCTCCGGCTCCAGCTGTGAAGGATGGAAACATTACAACCTCAGCACCAAAAACTCCT GAAGTTCCTCCTGACAATGAATTCGAGAAGCGCATAAGGCCTGAAGTCATACCAGCAAGTGAAATTGGTGTGACATTTGCTGATATTGGTGCCTTGGATGAACTCAAAGAATCTCTTCAGGAGTTGGTAATGTTGCCCCTGAGGAGACCAGACCTATTCAAAGGTGGCCTTTTGAAGCCATGCAGAGGAATACTGCTATTTGGACCTCCTGGCACAGGGAAGACTATGTTGGCGAAGGCCATTGCAAGAGAAGCTGGGGCAAGTTTCATCAATGTGTCTATGTCCACCATTACTTCAAAATGGTTTGGAGAAGATGAGAAAAATGTCCGTGCCTTGTTCACTCTTGCAGCTAAGGTCTCTCCCACTATTATCTTTGTGGATGAGGTTGATAGCATGCTTGGCCAGAGATCTAGAGCCGGGGAGCATGAAGCTATGCggaaaataaagaatgaattCATGACTCATTGGGATGGGTTACTAACAAAGGCAGGTGAAAAAATTCTTGTTCTTGCTGCCACCAATAGGCCATTTGACCTTGATGAAGCAATCATTAGGCGTTTTGAGAGAAG AATTATGGTAGGCTTGCCATCAGTAGAGAACAGGGAAATGATCATGAAAACTTTATTGGCCAAGGAGAGAGTTGATGACGGATTGGACTTCAAGGAGCTGGCAACAATGACTGAAGGCTACTCTGGAAGTGATCTCAAG AATCTGTGCACTACTGCTGCATACCGGCCAGTTAGAGAGTTGATACAGCAAGAAAGACTCAAAGACCTA GATAAGAAGCGCAGAGCTGAGGAAGCTAAGAAAGCTGGAGTTGCTCCATCTATGGATGAAGATAAGGAGGATAAGGTGATCACTATCCGGCCTTTGAATATGGCAGACTTCAAAGAAGCCAAAAATCAG GTTGCAGCTAGCTTTGCAGCTGGAGGATCAATAATGAGTGAGCTAAAACAATGGAATGAGTCTTACGGGGAAGGGGGATCAAGGAAAAAAGAGCAGTTGTCTTATTTTCTGTAG
- the LOC129890111 gene encoding reticulon-like protein B4 yields MAEHEEHKVDKEEQEESMMDKISDKLHFTDHQSSSPAPAPVSFSSDSDDEKKATSPPLTTSSFGSKVRRLFGRERPVHKVFGGGKPADMFLWRNKKISAVFLGGATAIWVLFEVVEYHLLTLLCHVLMIALAGLFLWSNVSTFIHKSTPHIPEVHIPEKPVLEFASALRNEINRVLAVLREIASGRDLKMFLLVIGGLWLSSILGGCCDFLTLFYIIVVVLHTVPVLYEKYEDQVDAFAEKALHELKKQYAVFDAKVLSKIPRGPLKDKKKA; encoded by the exons ATGGCGGAACACGAGGAGCATAAAGTGGACAAGGAGGAGCAAGAGGAGTCAATGATGGACAAGATTTCTGATAAACTTCATTTCACTGATCATCAGTCATCGTCGCCGGCGCCGGCGCCGGTGTCGTTTTCTTCGGATTCCGATGATGAGAAGAAGGCGACGTCACCGCCACTGACGACGTCGTCGTTTGGGTCTAAGGTTCGTCGGCTTTTTGGTAGGGAACGTCCAGTTCACAAAGTCTTCGGCGGTGGTAAAC CTGCTGATATGTTCTTGTGGAGGAACAAGAAGATATCTGCAGTATTTCTCGGTGGGGCGACTGCTATCTGGGTTCTCTTTGAGGTAGTAGAATACCATTTGCTTACCCTGCTCTGTCATGTTTTGATGATTGCTCTGGCTGGATTGTTTTTGTGGAGCAATGTCAGCACCTTCATTCACAA ATCTACACCACACATTCCAGAAGTCCACATCCCTGAGAAACCTGTTTTGGAGTTTGCCTCTGCTCTTAGGAATGAAATCAATCGTGTCTTGGCAGTTCTGAGGGAAATTGCATCTGGAAGGGATCTGAAGATGTTTCTTTTG GTCATTGGTGGTTTGTGGCTCTCGTCAATCTTGGGCGGTTGCTGTGATTTCTTGACCCTGTTCTACATAA TTGTTGTGGTGCTCCACACAGTACCTGTTCTATATGAGAAATATGAGGATCAAGTGGACGCCTTTGCTGAGAAAGCCTTGCATGAACTCAAGAAACAGTATGCCGTCTTTGATGCAAAAGTATTGAGTAAAATTCCTCGAGGACCATTGAAAGATAAAAAGAAAGCTTAG